The genomic segment CGCCACCACCGCCGACCCCGGGCGCGCGCCCGTGCTGCTGCGGCGCGAGGCGGACGTCGGCCACGGCGCCCGCGCCGTCTCGCGCACGGTCGAGCTCACCGCCGACGCGCTCGCCTTCGCCGCCGCCTGCACCGGCCTGGAGCTGGAGCCGTGAACCCCCTGGTGCCGACGGCGACGCCGTCGCCGTCCGCGCCGTCCGCGCCGTCCACGCCGTCCACGCCGTCGGCGACCGCGGCGGGCGAGCCCACCGTCGAGGAGCAGGCCAGCGCCCTGGACGAGGCCCAGGACCGGATCCTCAACCCCTGCTTCCCCGGCGACGGCAGCTTCTGCGGGCGCCTGCGCGCCTGGGGCGTCGACGAGACCGTCGCGCGCGACCTGACCGGCTACGGCGTGGGCCTGCTGCAGATCGTCGTCATCGTCGCGGGCGGCCTGCTCGCCCGCTGGCTGCTGCACCGGGCCATCAGCCGCCTCACCGAGCAGATCGCCACGGGCGAGGCGGGCATCGGCCGCTGGAGCCGGCGCTCGGCGGGAGCCGCCGCCCCGGCGGTGCTCGACGCGGGCGCCTTCGCCGGCGAGCGGCGCGCCCAGCGCGCCCGCACCGTCGGCTCGGTGCTGCGCAGCACCACCACCGCGGGGGTGACCATCACGGCGGTGCTGCTCGTCCTCGGGGTCTTCGGGGTGGACCTCGGCCCGCTCATCGCGGGCGCCGGCGTGCTCGGCGTCGCCCTCGGCTTCGGCTCCCAGACCCTCGTCAAGGACTTCCTCTCCGGCCTCTTCCTCATCCTCGAGGACCAGTACGGCGTCGGGGACGTCGTCGACCTCGGCGACGCCGTCGGCTCGGTGGAGGCCGTGGGCCTGCGCGTCACGCGCGTGCGCTCGGTCGACGGCACGGTCTGGTACGTGCGCAACGGGGAGATCCTGCGGGTCGGCAACCAGTCGCAGGGGTGGGCGCGCGCCGTCCTCGACGTCAACGTCGCCTACGGCGAGGACGTCGCCCGCGTCCGGGAGCTGCTGCGCGAGGTCGCGCACGAGTTCACCGAGGACGAGGAGTGGCGCCACCTGGTGCTCGAGGAGCCGGAGGTGTGGGGCGTCGAGGCGCTCGCGCCCGGCGCGGTCGTCGTCCGGCTCGTGGTCAAGACCGTGCCGCTGGAGCAGTGGAACGTCGCGCGGGAGATGCGCCAGCGCATCAAGGCCCGCTTCGACGCCGAGGGCGTGGAGATCCCCTTCCCGCAGCAGACGGTCTGGCTGCGCGGCGAGCAGCCCGCACCGGCGCCCGCGCCCGCGCCGACGCCCGCGCGCACGCCGTAGCGGGGCCCGGCGTGCGCGCGGCAGGCGCCGCCCGCATGATCACAGCGTGTCGGACGAGGGGGCCAGCGCGCCCTTCGTCGACGACCGCGCCGGTCCCGTCGACGCCAGCCGCGGGCGGTCCCGACGCTCCCGGCGCCGGTCCCGACGCCCGACCCCGATGGAGGCCCACCCGTGCCGCTGCCCCTGCTGACCCCCCTCGCGAGGCTGCTGCGGGGCACCGCGCCCGGCCCTGACCCGCACGGCGTCGCCGCCGGCCGGGTCGTGTGGGTCACCGGGGCCAGCAGCGGCATCGGCCGGGCCGTCGCGCTCGCCTGCGCCGCGCGCGGGGACCGGCTCGTGCTCTCCAGCCGCGCCGCGGGCGTGCTGGAGCAGGTGCGCGCCGAGTGCGAGGCCGCCGGGGCCGCCGGGGTGCTGGTGCGCCCCCTCGACGTCACCGACGAGCACGCCGTCCACGCCGCCGCGGACGACGCGGTGCAGGCCTTCGGCCGCCTCGACGTCGTCGTGCAGGCCTCGGGCGTCGTCTCCTACGCCCGCGTCGACGAGCAGCCCCTCGACGTCTTCGACCGGGTGGTGCAGGTCGACGTCCTCGGCGCGGTGCGCGTGTGCCAGGCGGCGCTGCGCACGTTCCGGCGCCAGCGCAGCGGCACCCTCGTCGTCGTCGGCTCGGTGCTCGGCAAGACCGCCGCGCCGTGGATGGGCGCGTACGTGACGAGCAAGTGGGCGCTGCGGGGCCTGACCCGGGTGATGCAGGTCGAGAACCGCGACCTGCGCGACGTGCACGTCACCCTCGTCTCCCCCGGCGGGGTGGACACGCCCATCTACGACCAGGCCGCCAACTTCGTCGGGCGCCGCCCGCGCCCGCCCTTCCCGGTCGCCTCGCCGCAGGACGTCGCGGCGAAGGTGCTGCACGCCGTCGAGCGGCCGCACCGCGAGCTCGACGTCGGCTGGGCGAACCCGTTCGTGGTCGCCGGGTTCGTCCTCCTCCCCGCCGTCTACGACGCCCTGGTCACCCCCCTGATGCGGGTGGCGAGCTTCACCCCGCGCCGCACGGGGCCGACGACGGGCAACGTCCACGCCCCCCGCCCGGAGCTGGAGCGCCTGCGCCAGGACCGCGGGCGGCGCCGCTGACGGCAGTGGGAGCGGGAGCGGCGCCGAGCGCGCGAGCGCCGCGCGCGACACTGGGAGGGTGAGCGAGCCCGCCCGTCCCGGCCTGTCCCTGCGCCGCGCCGTCCCCGCCGAGCAGCAGAGCTTCTACGAGGCCGTCGGCGGCCACGAGACCTTCGTGCGCCTCGTCGACCGGTTCTACGAGGGCGTGGCCGCCGACGACGTGCTGCGCCCGCTGTACCCGGAGGAGGACCTCGCCCCGGCCCGCGAGCGCCTGCGGATGTTCCTCGAGCAGTACTGGGGCGGGCCGGGGACGTACTCGGCCACCCGCGGGCACCCGCGGCTGCGGATGCGCCACGCCGGCTTCCGGATCGGGCCGGTGGCGCGCGACCGCTGGCTGTCGCACATGCGCGACGCCGTCGACTCCCTCGACCTGCCCCCGCAGCAGCACGACCTGCTGTGGGACTACCTCGAGCGGGCGGCCCACAGCATGCTGAACACCGTCGACGGCTGACCTAGGCTGCTCGCCCGTGACCGCGAGCCCCTCCGCACCGGCCCCGTCCTCCCCGACGCCGCCCGCCGGCGCCGGCCGCGAGTGGTGGCGCAGCGCGGTGATCTACCAGGTCTACCCGCGCTCGTTCGCCGACGCGGACGGCGACGGCATCGGCGACCTGCCCGGCATCACCGCCCGCCTGGAGCACCTGACGGCGCTGGGGGTGGACGCCGTCTGGCTGAGCCCCTTCTACCGCTCGCCGCAGGCCGACGCCGGCTACGACGTCGCCGACTACACCGACGTCGACCCGATCTTCGGCACCCTCGCCGACGCCGACGCCCTCATCGCGCGCGCCCACGACCTCGGCCTGCGCGTGGTCGTCGACCTCGTGCCCAACCACACCTCGGACGAGCACGCGTGGTTCCAGGAGGCGCTGGCCGCCGGGCCGGGCAGCCGCGCGCGGGCCCGCTACATCTTCCGCGACGGCCGCGGCCCGGGCGGCGAGCAGCCGCCGAACGACTGGCGCAGCGTCTTCGGCGGCCGGGCGTGGACGCGCGTGAGCGAGCCCGACGGCACCCCCGGCCAGTGGTACCTGCACCTGTTCGACTCCAAGCAGCCCGACCTGGACTGGAGCAACCCCGAGGTGCGCGAGCACCTGGAGGACGTGCTGCGGTTCTGGCTCGACCGCGGCGTCGACGGCTTCCGCGTCGACGTCGCGCACGGCCTGGTCAAGGCCGACGGCCTGCCGGACTGGTCCCGGGCCCACGGCCTGGTGCACGCCGACCCCGACGGCGAGCGCGCCCCGATGTGGGACCAGGACGACGTGCACGAGATCTACCGCTCCTGGCGGCGGGTGCTCGACTCCTACGACGGCGACCGGATGATGGTCGCCGAGGCCTGGGTGGCCCCGGCCGAGCGGCTGGCCCGGTACGTGCGCCCGGACGAGATGCACCAGGCGTTCAACTTCCCCTTCCTCGACAGCCCGTGGACGGCGGCGGACCTGCGCACGGTCGTCGACGCCTCCCTGGCCGCCGACAGGGCCGTGGGGGCGCCGACGACGTGGGTGCTGAGCAACCACGACGTCGTCCGGCACGTCTCGCGCATGGGCCTGCCCGTGGGCACGGCGCGGCCCAACGGCATCACCGCCGAGGACCCGCAGCCCGACGAGGAGCTCGGCCTGCGGCTCGGGCGCTCGGCGAGCCTGCTGATGCTGGCGCT from the Quadrisphaera sp. DSM 44207 genome contains:
- a CDS encoding mechanosensitive ion channel family protein; the protein is MNPLVPTATPSPSAPSAPSTPSTPSATAAGEPTVEEQASALDEAQDRILNPCFPGDGSFCGRLRAWGVDETVARDLTGYGVGLLQIVVIVAGGLLARWLLHRAISRLTEQIATGEAGIGRWSRRSAGAAAPAVLDAGAFAGERRAQRARTVGSVLRSTTTAGVTITAVLLVLGVFGVDLGPLIAGAGVLGVALGFGSQTLVKDFLSGLFLILEDQYGVGDVVDLGDAVGSVEAVGLRVTRVRSVDGTVWYVRNGEILRVGNQSQGWARAVLDVNVAYGEDVARVRELLREVAHEFTEDEEWRHLVLEEPEVWGVEALAPGAVVVRLVVKTVPLEQWNVAREMRQRIKARFDAEGVEIPFPQQTVWLRGEQPAPAPAPAPTPARTP
- a CDS encoding SDR family oxidoreductase, with amino-acid sequence MPLPLLTPLARLLRGTAPGPDPHGVAAGRVVWVTGASSGIGRAVALACAARGDRLVLSSRAAGVLEQVRAECEAAGAAGVLVRPLDVTDEHAVHAAADDAVQAFGRLDVVVQASGVVSYARVDEQPLDVFDRVVQVDVLGAVRVCQAALRTFRRQRSGTLVVVGSVLGKTAAPWMGAYVTSKWALRGLTRVMQVENRDLRDVHVTLVSPGGVDTPIYDQAANFVGRRPRPPFPVASPQDVAAKVLHAVERPHRELDVGWANPFVVAGFVLLPAVYDALVTPLMRVASFTPRRTGPTTGNVHAPRPELERLRQDRGRRR
- a CDS encoding globin, whose product is MSEPARPGLSLRRAVPAEQQSFYEAVGGHETFVRLVDRFYEGVAADDVLRPLYPEEDLAPARERLRMFLEQYWGGPGTYSATRGHPRLRMRHAGFRIGPVARDRWLSHMRDAVDSLDLPPQQHDLLWDYLERAAHSMLNTVDG
- a CDS encoding glycoside hydrolase family 13 protein, whose product is MTASPSAPAPSSPTPPAGAGREWWRSAVIYQVYPRSFADADGDGIGDLPGITARLEHLTALGVDAVWLSPFYRSPQADAGYDVADYTDVDPIFGTLADADALIARAHDLGLRVVVDLVPNHTSDEHAWFQEALAAGPGSRARARYIFRDGRGPGGEQPPNDWRSVFGGRAWTRVSEPDGTPGQWYLHLFDSKQPDLDWSNPEVREHLEDVLRFWLDRGVDGFRVDVAHGLVKADGLPDWSRAHGLVHADPDGERAPMWDQDDVHEIYRSWRRVLDSYDGDRMMVAEAWVAPAERLARYVRPDEMHQAFNFPFLDSPWTAADLRTVVDASLAADRAVGAPTTWVLSNHDVVRHVSRMGLPVGTARPNGITAEDPQPDEELGLRLGRSASLLMLALPGSAYLYQGEELGLPDHTAMPHEARQDPAFRRTGGEEIGRDGCRVPMPWRHDAPGLGFGPSGRTWLPQPAAYARYAADLQVGVPSSTYEVYREALRLRREHDLGRGDLRWVELPGAGPDVLAFTTGSRGEVLVVTAFADAELALPADAEVLLASGELGTRPDGARVLPPGTTAWLRA